From the Maioricimonas rarisocia genome, one window contains:
- the ftsH gene encoding ATP-dependent zinc metalloprotease FtsH encodes MSSESPESQEAQKPSTPPGTRNAEDAPRGGLPIFWLIVLFFVVSYLLYYFQTAPEHQGTEVEYGFFLEQLEEGNVEHVTFQGSRLTGKWENVPENPAKEKDAAAPDLEPEFNAEIPLVEDRTVLTELVKQNSRIRAVNRSPGLLTEVFIYSLPLLVMLGLFIFLMRRSADPMGSGMFGSFIRSPAKRFRPSEHRNTFDDVAGMEHAKRELQEVVEFLKDPAKFQRLGAQIPKGVLLMGPPGTGKTLMARATAGEAGVPFFSISGSEFIQMFVGVGASRVRDMFRTAKESAPSILFIDEIDAVGRVRGAGVGGGHDEREQTLNQILSEMDGFQQTEAVIVIAATNRPDVLDPALLRPGRFDRHVTVERPSREGRVGILKVHCRKVPLSDNVNLEEIAAGTTGFSGADLKNLVNEAALNATREGKDAVDSEDFDVARDKILMGAKREEILSEHEREMTAYHEAGHALLAWLLPEVDSVFKVTIIPRGRALGVTQLLPEEERYSIGEKRLHSELVVMLGGRAAEKMVFDEYSANAEDDLKRATQTARKMVGYWGMSEVIGPVAFRDMEEHPFLGKEMHEQRKYSEETAHVIDQEIQRFLNGAHEKATQILTEHRERLDQIAKGLVEKEVLGKDELTELIGPAAPRDYLVRPRKEAS; translated from the coding sequence GCACAGAAGCCGTCGACGCCGCCCGGCACCAGGAATGCCGAGGACGCGCCCCGCGGTGGCCTGCCGATTTTCTGGCTGATCGTCCTCTTTTTCGTGGTCTCGTACCTGCTGTACTACTTCCAGACCGCGCCGGAACATCAGGGGACCGAAGTCGAATACGGGTTCTTCCTCGAACAGCTCGAAGAAGGGAACGTCGAGCACGTGACCTTCCAGGGCTCCCGCCTGACCGGCAAATGGGAGAACGTTCCGGAGAACCCCGCCAAGGAAAAGGACGCCGCCGCTCCGGATCTCGAGCCGGAATTCAACGCCGAGATTCCACTCGTTGAAGACCGGACCGTCCTGACCGAACTGGTCAAACAGAACAGTCGAATCCGCGCAGTGAACCGCAGCCCCGGTCTGCTGACCGAGGTCTTCATCTATTCGCTGCCGCTGCTGGTGATGCTCGGCCTGTTCATCTTCCTGATGCGCCGCAGCGCCGATCCGATGGGCTCGGGAATGTTCGGCAGCTTCATCCGCAGCCCCGCGAAGCGGTTCCGTCCGTCCGAGCATCGTAATACGTTTGACGACGTGGCCGGCATGGAACACGCCAAACGCGAATTGCAGGAAGTTGTCGAGTTCCTCAAGGATCCGGCGAAGTTCCAGCGGCTCGGTGCGCAGATCCCCAAGGGGGTGCTGCTGATGGGCCCCCCTGGCACCGGCAAGACGCTGATGGCACGGGCCACCGCCGGCGAAGCAGGTGTCCCCTTCTTCTCGATCAGCGGGTCCGAGTTCATCCAGATGTTCGTCGGTGTCGGTGCCAGCCGCGTGCGGGACATGTTCCGGACCGCAAAGGAATCCGCCCCGAGCATCCTGTTCATCGATGAAATTGACGCCGTCGGTCGCGTCCGCGGAGCCGGCGTCGGTGGCGGCCACGACGAGCGCGAACAGACGCTCAACCAGATCCTCAGCGAGATGGACGGCTTCCAGCAGACTGAGGCGGTCATCGTCATCGCGGCGACCAACCGCCCGGACGTGCTCGACCCCGCCCTGCTCCGCCCGGGACGCTTCGATCGGCATGTCACCGTCGAACGTCCCAGCCGGGAAGGACGCGTCGGCATCCTCAAGGTGCACTGTCGCAAGGTGCCGCTGAGCGACAACGTCAACCTCGAGGAAATCGCCGCCGGCACGACGGGATTCTCCGGAGCTGATCTGAAGAACCTGGTTAACGAGGCAGCCCTGAACGCGACCCGCGAAGGGAAGGATGCCGTCGACAGCGAGGACTTCGACGTCGCCCGCGACAAGATCCTGATGGGAGCCAAGCGGGAGGAGATCCTCAGCGAGCACGAGCGGGAAATGACCGCCTACCATGAGGCCGGCCATGCCCTGCTCGCCTGGCTGCTGCCCGAGGTGGACTCGGTCTTCAAAGTGACGATCATCCCCCGTGGACGGGCACTCGGCGTGACCCAGCTGCTTCCCGAAGAGGAGCGCTACAGCATCGGCGAGAAGCGGCTGCATTCCGAACTGGTCGTCATGCTGGGCGGCCGCGCGGCCGAGAAGATGGTCTTCGATGAGTACTCGGCCAATGCCGAGGACGACCTCAAGCGGGCCACGCAGACCGCCCGCAAGATGGTCGGCTACTGGGGCATGAGCGAGGTCATCGGACCGGTCGCTTTCCGCGACATGGAGGAGCATCCCTTCCTCGGCAAGGAGATGCATGAGCAGCGGAAGTACAGCGAAGAAACGGCCCACGTCATCGATCAGGAAATCCAGCGGTTCCTCAACGGTGCTCACGAAA